The Hypanus sabinus isolate sHypSab1 chromosome X1, sHypSab1.hap1, whole genome shotgun sequence genome window below encodes:
- the suox gene encoding sulfite oxidase, mitochondrial isoform X4, with protein MVLGVLAGTGSMLAYGLYGKQEAELKPELSLNNKAQTSYPIYTRQDVAKHKTMESGIWVTYKSEVYDITNFVEMHPGGDKILLAAGGALEPFWSIYAVHKQEHIYQILEEYKIGELSPEDAQVTIDVADPYGKEPLRHPVLKANSLKPFNAEPPLELLSENYVTPTEIFFVRNHLPVPEVDPKNFSLKIEGEGMKSIQLTLHDIQTKFPKHIITAALQCAGNRRSEMNVVHQVKGLNWGSAAIGNAKWAGAKLSDVLKYAGLPENTDAKHVQFEGLDKDVTGSPYGASIPIHKALNKDGDVLLAYEMNDEALSRDHGFPLRVIVPGVVGARNVKWLSKIIVSKEESKSHWQVNDYKGFSPSVDWDNVDFSSAPAIQELPIQSVITSPSNGEHLSSDMDEITVKGYAWSGGGREVIRVDVSLDGGQTWHVANLNGVKPNEGQAWAWKLWQLTVPLPKDQKNLEIICKAVDNHYNVQPDTVAPIWNLRGVLNNAWSRVKVTIKT; from the exons ATGGTTCTGGGGGTCCTGGCTGGTACAGGTTCCATGCTAGCTTATGGCTTGTATGGAAAACAG GAAGCAGAGCTGAAACCAGAATTATCACTTAACAATAAGGCTCAAACATCTTATCCAATTTATACCAGGCAAGATGTGGCCAAGCATAAAACTATGGAAAGTGGAATATGGGTAACCTACAAATCTGAAGTGTACGATATAACAAATTTTGTGGAAATGCATCCTGGGGGTGATAAGATTTTGCTTGCTGCTGGAGGTGCCCTTGAACCATTTTGGTCTATATATGCTGTCCATAAACAAGAACATATTTACCAGATTCTTGAAGAGTACAAAATTGGGGAATTGAGCCCTGAAGATGCACAGGTGACTATTGATGTAGCTGATCCTTACGGGAAAGAGCCATTGAGACACCCAGTTTTAAAGGCGAATAGTTTAAAGCCATTTAATGCAGAACCACCACTAGAGCTTCTATCTGAAAATTATGTTACTCCAACTGAAATCTTCTTTGTACGAAACCACCTGCCTGTTCCAGAGGTTGATCCAAAAAATTTCAGTTTAAAGATTGAGGGAGAGGGAATGAAATCCATTCAATTAACTCTCCATGACATTCAAACCAAGTTCCCAAAGCACATAATAACTGCTGCATTGCAATGTGCTGGCAATCGGCGCTCTGAAATGAATGTGGTGCATCAAGTGAAGGGACTAAATTGGGGGTCAGCAGCTATTGGTAATGCAAAATGGGCTGGAGCTAAACTTTCTGATGTCCTTAAGTATGCAGGGCTCCCAGAGAACACAGATGCTAAACATGTCCAGTTTGAGGGACTTGATAAGGATGTGACTGGGTCACCCTATGGGGCCTCTATTCCTATTCATAAAGCACTCAATAAAGATGGTGATGTGCTTCTTGCCTATGAAATGAATGATGAAGCTTTATCCAGGGATCATGGCTTTCCACTGCGTGTTATTGTTCCAGGAGTGGTAGGAGCACGTAATGTGAAGTGGTTGAGCAAGATTATAGTAAGTAAAGAAGAAAGCAAGAGCCATTGGCAAGTGAATGACTATAAAGGATTTTCTCCTTCCGTGGACTGGGACAATGTTGATTTCAGTTCTGCTCCAGCAATTCAAGAATTACCCATCCAGTCTGtcatcacatcaccttccaatGGTGAGCATCTCAGTTCAGACATGGATGAGATCACAGTGAAAGGCTACGCATGGAGTGGAGGTGGCCGAGAAGTGATCCGGGTGGACGTCTCACTGGATGGTGGACAGACATGGCATGTGGCCAACTTGAATGGTGTGAAGCCAAATGAAGGGCAAGCTTGGGCCTGGAAATTATGGCAACTCACTGTGCCTCTGCCAAAAGACCAGAAAAACCTTGAGATCATTTGCAAGGCTGTGGATAACCATTACAATGTGCAGCCAGATACTGTTGCACCCATCTGGAATTTACGAGGTGTCCTCAATAATGCTTGGAGTCGAGTGAAAGTTACAATCAAAACATAA
- the suox gene encoding sulfite oxidase, mitochondrial isoform X1 has product MMSLLRCTRPAVGIWQMQSRVWIDTTGILPQVCSVCSSVRWKKTTAKQDKSASSQFLNARWRYMVLGVLAGTGSMLAYGLYGKQEAELKPELSLNNKAQTSYPIYTRQDVAKHKTMESGIWVTYKSEVYDITNFVEMHPGGDKILLAAGGALEPFWSIYAVHKQEHIYQILEEYKIGELSPEDAQVTIDVADPYGKEPLRHPVLKANSLKPFNAEPPLELLSENYVTPTEIFFVRNHLPVPEVDPKNFSLKIEGEGMKSIQLTLHDIQTKFPKHIITAALQCAGNRRSEMNVVHQVKGLNWGSAAIGNAKWAGAKLSDVLKYAGLPENTDAKHVQFEGLDKDVTGSPYGASIPIHKALNKDGDVLLAYEMNDEALSRDHGFPLRVIVPGVVGARNVKWLSKIIVSKEESKSHWQVNDYKGFSPSVDWDNVDFSSAPAIQELPIQSVITSPSNGEHLSSDMDEITVKGYAWSGGGREVIRVDVSLDGGQTWHVANLNGVKPNEGQAWAWKLWQLTVPLPKDQKNLEIICKAVDNHYNVQPDTVAPIWNLRGVLNNAWSRVKVTIKT; this is encoded by the exons AGTATGGATAGACACTACTGGAATCCTCCCACAAGTATGCTCAGTGTGCAGCTCAGTACGATGGAAGAAAACTACTGCTAAGCAGGACAAAAGTGCAAGCTCCCAGTTCCTTAATGCACGATGGAGATACATGGTTCTGGGGGTCCTGGCTGGTACAGGTTCCATGCTAGCTTATGGCTTGTATGGAAAACAG GAAGCAGAGCTGAAACCAGAATTATCACTTAACAATAAGGCTCAAACATCTTATCCAATTTATACCAGGCAAGATGTGGCCAAGCATAAAACTATGGAAAGTGGAATATGGGTAACCTACAAATCTGAAGTGTACGATATAACAAATTTTGTGGAAATGCATCCTGGGGGTGATAAGATTTTGCTTGCTGCTGGAGGTGCCCTTGAACCATTTTGGTCTATATATGCTGTCCATAAACAAGAACATATTTACCAGATTCTTGAAGAGTACAAAATTGGGGAATTGAGCCCTGAAGATGCACAGGTGACTATTGATGTAGCTGATCCTTACGGGAAAGAGCCATTGAGACACCCAGTTTTAAAGGCGAATAGTTTAAAGCCATTTAATGCAGAACCACCACTAGAGCTTCTATCTGAAAATTATGTTACTCCAACTGAAATCTTCTTTGTACGAAACCACCTGCCTGTTCCAGAGGTTGATCCAAAAAATTTCAGTTTAAAGATTGAGGGAGAGGGAATGAAATCCATTCAATTAACTCTCCATGACATTCAAACCAAGTTCCCAAAGCACATAATAACTGCTGCATTGCAATGTGCTGGCAATCGGCGCTCTGAAATGAATGTGGTGCATCAAGTGAAGGGACTAAATTGGGGGTCAGCAGCTATTGGTAATGCAAAATGGGCTGGAGCTAAACTTTCTGATGTCCTTAAGTATGCAGGGCTCCCAGAGAACACAGATGCTAAACATGTCCAGTTTGAGGGACTTGATAAGGATGTGACTGGGTCACCCTATGGGGCCTCTATTCCTATTCATAAAGCACTCAATAAAGATGGTGATGTGCTTCTTGCCTATGAAATGAATGATGAAGCTTTATCCAGGGATCATGGCTTTCCACTGCGTGTTATTGTTCCAGGAGTGGTAGGAGCACGTAATGTGAAGTGGTTGAGCAAGATTATAGTAAGTAAAGAAGAAAGCAAGAGCCATTGGCAAGTGAATGACTATAAAGGATTTTCTCCTTCCGTGGACTGGGACAATGTTGATTTCAGTTCTGCTCCAGCAATTCAAGAATTACCCATCCAGTCTGtcatcacatcaccttccaatGGTGAGCATCTCAGTTCAGACATGGATGAGATCACAGTGAAAGGCTACGCATGGAGTGGAGGTGGCCGAGAAGTGATCCGGGTGGACGTCTCACTGGATGGTGGACAGACATGGCATGTGGCCAACTTGAATGGTGTGAAGCCAAATGAAGGGCAAGCTTGGGCCTGGAAATTATGGCAACTCACTGTGCCTCTGCCAAAAGACCAGAAAAACCTTGAGATCATTTGCAAGGCTGTGGATAACCATTACAATGTGCAGCCAGATACTGTTGCACCCATCTGGAATTTACGAGGTGTCCTCAATAATGCTTGGAGTCGAGTGAAAGTTACAATCAAAACATAA
- the suox gene encoding sulfite oxidase, mitochondrial isoform X2: protein MPLQREATVLLKDNSCLGVWIDTTGILPQVCSVCSSVRWKKTTAKQDKSASSQFLNARWRYMVLGVLAGTGSMLAYGLYGKQEAELKPELSLNNKAQTSYPIYTRQDVAKHKTMESGIWVTYKSEVYDITNFVEMHPGGDKILLAAGGALEPFWSIYAVHKQEHIYQILEEYKIGELSPEDAQVTIDVADPYGKEPLRHPVLKANSLKPFNAEPPLELLSENYVTPTEIFFVRNHLPVPEVDPKNFSLKIEGEGMKSIQLTLHDIQTKFPKHIITAALQCAGNRRSEMNVVHQVKGLNWGSAAIGNAKWAGAKLSDVLKYAGLPENTDAKHVQFEGLDKDVTGSPYGASIPIHKALNKDGDVLLAYEMNDEALSRDHGFPLRVIVPGVVGARNVKWLSKIIVSKEESKSHWQVNDYKGFSPSVDWDNVDFSSAPAIQELPIQSVITSPSNGEHLSSDMDEITVKGYAWSGGGREVIRVDVSLDGGQTWHVANLNGVKPNEGQAWAWKLWQLTVPLPKDQKNLEIICKAVDNHYNVQPDTVAPIWNLRGVLNNAWSRVKVTIKT, encoded by the exons ATGCCCTTACAACGGGAAGCTACTGTGCTCTTGAAAGACAACTCTTGCCTGGG AGTATGGATAGACACTACTGGAATCCTCCCACAAGTATGCTCAGTGTGCAGCTCAGTACGATGGAAGAAAACTACTGCTAAGCAGGACAAAAGTGCAAGCTCCCAGTTCCTTAATGCACGATGGAGATACATGGTTCTGGGGGTCCTGGCTGGTACAGGTTCCATGCTAGCTTATGGCTTGTATGGAAAACAG GAAGCAGAGCTGAAACCAGAATTATCACTTAACAATAAGGCTCAAACATCTTATCCAATTTATACCAGGCAAGATGTGGCCAAGCATAAAACTATGGAAAGTGGAATATGGGTAACCTACAAATCTGAAGTGTACGATATAACAAATTTTGTGGAAATGCATCCTGGGGGTGATAAGATTTTGCTTGCTGCTGGAGGTGCCCTTGAACCATTTTGGTCTATATATGCTGTCCATAAACAAGAACATATTTACCAGATTCTTGAAGAGTACAAAATTGGGGAATTGAGCCCTGAAGATGCACAGGTGACTATTGATGTAGCTGATCCTTACGGGAAAGAGCCATTGAGACACCCAGTTTTAAAGGCGAATAGTTTAAAGCCATTTAATGCAGAACCACCACTAGAGCTTCTATCTGAAAATTATGTTACTCCAACTGAAATCTTCTTTGTACGAAACCACCTGCCTGTTCCAGAGGTTGATCCAAAAAATTTCAGTTTAAAGATTGAGGGAGAGGGAATGAAATCCATTCAATTAACTCTCCATGACATTCAAACCAAGTTCCCAAAGCACATAATAACTGCTGCATTGCAATGTGCTGGCAATCGGCGCTCTGAAATGAATGTGGTGCATCAAGTGAAGGGACTAAATTGGGGGTCAGCAGCTATTGGTAATGCAAAATGGGCTGGAGCTAAACTTTCTGATGTCCTTAAGTATGCAGGGCTCCCAGAGAACACAGATGCTAAACATGTCCAGTTTGAGGGACTTGATAAGGATGTGACTGGGTCACCCTATGGGGCCTCTATTCCTATTCATAAAGCACTCAATAAAGATGGTGATGTGCTTCTTGCCTATGAAATGAATGATGAAGCTTTATCCAGGGATCATGGCTTTCCACTGCGTGTTATTGTTCCAGGAGTGGTAGGAGCACGTAATGTGAAGTGGTTGAGCAAGATTATAGTAAGTAAAGAAGAAAGCAAGAGCCATTGGCAAGTGAATGACTATAAAGGATTTTCTCCTTCCGTGGACTGGGACAATGTTGATTTCAGTTCTGCTCCAGCAATTCAAGAATTACCCATCCAGTCTGtcatcacatcaccttccaatGGTGAGCATCTCAGTTCAGACATGGATGAGATCACAGTGAAAGGCTACGCATGGAGTGGAGGTGGCCGAGAAGTGATCCGGGTGGACGTCTCACTGGATGGTGGACAGACATGGCATGTGGCCAACTTGAATGGTGTGAAGCCAAATGAAGGGCAAGCTTGGGCCTGGAAATTATGGCAACTCACTGTGCCTCTGCCAAAAGACCAGAAAAACCTTGAGATCATTTGCAAGGCTGTGGATAACCATTACAATGTGCAGCCAGATACTGTTGCACCCATCTGGAATTTACGAGGTGTCCTCAATAATGCTTGGAGTCGAGTGAAAGTTACAATCAAAACATAA
- the suox gene encoding sulfite oxidase, mitochondrial isoform X3 produces MPSSHYCHQGRRVWIDTTGILPQVCSVCSSVRWKKTTAKQDKSASSQFLNARWRYMVLGVLAGTGSMLAYGLYGKQEAELKPELSLNNKAQTSYPIYTRQDVAKHKTMESGIWVTYKSEVYDITNFVEMHPGGDKILLAAGGALEPFWSIYAVHKQEHIYQILEEYKIGELSPEDAQVTIDVADPYGKEPLRHPVLKANSLKPFNAEPPLELLSENYVTPTEIFFVRNHLPVPEVDPKNFSLKIEGEGMKSIQLTLHDIQTKFPKHIITAALQCAGNRRSEMNVVHQVKGLNWGSAAIGNAKWAGAKLSDVLKYAGLPENTDAKHVQFEGLDKDVTGSPYGASIPIHKALNKDGDVLLAYEMNDEALSRDHGFPLRVIVPGVVGARNVKWLSKIIVSKEESKSHWQVNDYKGFSPSVDWDNVDFSSAPAIQELPIQSVITSPSNGEHLSSDMDEITVKGYAWSGGGREVIRVDVSLDGGQTWHVANLNGVKPNEGQAWAWKLWQLTVPLPKDQKNLEIICKAVDNHYNVQPDTVAPIWNLRGVLNNAWSRVKVTIKT; encoded by the exons atgccctcttctcattactgccatcagggaaggaG AGTATGGATAGACACTACTGGAATCCTCCCACAAGTATGCTCAGTGTGCAGCTCAGTACGATGGAAGAAAACTACTGCTAAGCAGGACAAAAGTGCAAGCTCCCAGTTCCTTAATGCACGATGGAGATACATGGTTCTGGGGGTCCTGGCTGGTACAGGTTCCATGCTAGCTTATGGCTTGTATGGAAAACAG GAAGCAGAGCTGAAACCAGAATTATCACTTAACAATAAGGCTCAAACATCTTATCCAATTTATACCAGGCAAGATGTGGCCAAGCATAAAACTATGGAAAGTGGAATATGGGTAACCTACAAATCTGAAGTGTACGATATAACAAATTTTGTGGAAATGCATCCTGGGGGTGATAAGATTTTGCTTGCTGCTGGAGGTGCCCTTGAACCATTTTGGTCTATATATGCTGTCCATAAACAAGAACATATTTACCAGATTCTTGAAGAGTACAAAATTGGGGAATTGAGCCCTGAAGATGCACAGGTGACTATTGATGTAGCTGATCCTTACGGGAAAGAGCCATTGAGACACCCAGTTTTAAAGGCGAATAGTTTAAAGCCATTTAATGCAGAACCACCACTAGAGCTTCTATCTGAAAATTATGTTACTCCAACTGAAATCTTCTTTGTACGAAACCACCTGCCTGTTCCAGAGGTTGATCCAAAAAATTTCAGTTTAAAGATTGAGGGAGAGGGAATGAAATCCATTCAATTAACTCTCCATGACATTCAAACCAAGTTCCCAAAGCACATAATAACTGCTGCATTGCAATGTGCTGGCAATCGGCGCTCTGAAATGAATGTGGTGCATCAAGTGAAGGGACTAAATTGGGGGTCAGCAGCTATTGGTAATGCAAAATGGGCTGGAGCTAAACTTTCTGATGTCCTTAAGTATGCAGGGCTCCCAGAGAACACAGATGCTAAACATGTCCAGTTTGAGGGACTTGATAAGGATGTGACTGGGTCACCCTATGGGGCCTCTATTCCTATTCATAAAGCACTCAATAAAGATGGTGATGTGCTTCTTGCCTATGAAATGAATGATGAAGCTTTATCCAGGGATCATGGCTTTCCACTGCGTGTTATTGTTCCAGGAGTGGTAGGAGCACGTAATGTGAAGTGGTTGAGCAAGATTATAGTAAGTAAAGAAGAAAGCAAGAGCCATTGGCAAGTGAATGACTATAAAGGATTTTCTCCTTCCGTGGACTGGGACAATGTTGATTTCAGTTCTGCTCCAGCAATTCAAGAATTACCCATCCAGTCTGtcatcacatcaccttccaatGGTGAGCATCTCAGTTCAGACATGGATGAGATCACAGTGAAAGGCTACGCATGGAGTGGAGGTGGCCGAGAAGTGATCCGGGTGGACGTCTCACTGGATGGTGGACAGACATGGCATGTGGCCAACTTGAATGGTGTGAAGCCAAATGAAGGGCAAGCTTGGGCCTGGAAATTATGGCAACTCACTGTGCCTCTGCCAAAAGACCAGAAAAACCTTGAGATCATTTGCAAGGCTGTGGATAACCATTACAATGTGCAGCCAGATACTGTTGCACCCATCTGGAATTTACGAGGTGTCCTCAATAATGCTTGGAGTCGAGTGAAAGTTACAATCAAAACATAA